The Acidobacteriota bacterium genome includes a region encoding these proteins:
- a CDS encoding glucosaminidase domain-containing protein, whose translation MTREKFLRQATAAARVASAVSHFPAGITVAQAALESAWGSSQLARDAYNYFGIKAHGGRPFIELPTTEVLNGVSQGVTARFARYGSMAECFVDRDAILSRVSLYAAARAAAGDPEAFTRALAQHWATDPAYAEKVLMVYRAEGLAALDRT comes from the coding sequence ATGACGCGTGAAAAGTTTCTGCGACAGGCGACCGCAGCCGCCCGGGTCGCTTCGGCCGTCAGCCATTTTCCGGCTGGCATCACCGTTGCCCAAGCGGCGCTGGAATCGGCGTGGGGAAGTTCACAACTCGCGCGCGATGCCTACAACTACTTTGGGATCAAGGCGCACGGCGGACGTCCGTTCATCGAGCTGCCGACCACCGAAGTGCTCAACGGCGTGTCGCAAGGCGTGACCGCACGCTTCGCTCGCTATGGCTCCATGGCCGAATGCTTCGTCGACCGCGACGCCATCCTCAGCCGCGTTTCCCTGTACGCCGCGGCGCGGGCCGCAGCCGGCGATCCCGAAGCGTTCACCCGCGCCCTGGCTCAGCATTGGGCCACCGATCCGGCATACGCGGAAAAGGTCCTGATGGTGTATCGCGCGGAAGGACTCGCGGCGCTGGATCGAACCTAA